Below is a genomic region from Muntiacus reevesi chromosome 19, mMunRee1.1, whole genome shotgun sequence.
ggaaatggcaacccattccagtattcttgcttggagaatcccacgggcagtggaacctggtgggttatagttcatgggatcgcaaagagtcagacacgactaagctacTGGCCCATTCCAACATTACAGAGTTCATTCTCCCTTCCTATttgttttctcccttttcctatttgtaactcCCTTCTTGGACAATAAGAAACCAGACTCCCGTTATCCCTAATATATTTACCTATTTGATCGATCCTTCTGAAGGTAAGCAAACTCCTGGTCACTGCTGTACCTTCCATTACATGGAAACCTTTCTTACCTAACTCAGGATCCAATACCCTGCATCAAGATTCCCCCACCCTCACCATGTCTTCCTCGTCTTACCTGTGCTCCAGTATCCCTCTCTGGATTTCTGACATCCCCACCCCACAAACCATAGATGTGTACTTTACTCTACTTGATCTAATGGCTTGAGGATGGTATTGTTCCAGGAACGGAAGTTtgaaattgaatggtttgtcCAAGATTCTCCAGGTGTTTGTGTTAAATGCAGGTTTGTGCTGCATTCCCAGGAACCCCTTCAGCCCTAAGGAAGCCTGGATATTAGCCACCCCAGGAAAATAAGCTGTCTTAATTTTCTCAAAGGTCATCATATAACTTTTAGGTCTTTCTATATATTAGAATTACCACCCAAGAGCTCTTTAGGAACCATTGTGAGTAAATTATTAAACCTCCATGGAAGGAAATATAATGCAatcaacaacattgtaaatgcaCATACTCTCTGGCCCAGCAAGTCTACTGCTAGAAATTTATCTTAAACGTATACCAACCTTGTATAGATATGATTACCtgcaatattgtttttcatagtaAAAGGATAAATTAAaggggcatttaaaaaaaattatagaccCTTTCCCATTAGGAACACAGAACAATAATCAGATTGGCTAAAAAGTTTAACAactctcagaaacagaaattagcaCCATAAAATGAAGAAGCTCTGCAATTCAcaaggcaaaaacaaaagcagGATGACACAAAACAGCCAGGAAATAATTTTTCTACCACATTTGTTAGATACTTGTCAGAAAACCGTTTCCCAGGTCATTAGCTAAATTCTTTACACAGCCCAGTAGTGGTATCATGACACTTTTCAGAGTGTCCCCAAAGATTGCCTCGGGCTTGCCAGAAACTGGAGAGGAACTTGAGCGGTTTGGTCAGGATTTTCCAGCTTTTTGCACTGGATACAGTTTTGTGCTGCACCCCAGGGACCCCCTTCAGTCGCCAGGAAACATGAACAGTAGCCACCCCAGGACCAGGCTACACGGTGAGAAAACGTAGACGGGCGCTGTCCAACATGGCACCGCTCACCAGACAAGGCTATTCACATTCAAATTCAGTAcggttaaaaattcagttcccaGGTCACGGTCGCTACATTACGAGTGCTCAACAGTCACAAGCAGGCTAGTGGCTACCGTATTAGCGCAGATGTAGAATCTTTCCATCACCTCGGGAAGTCTATCGGACAGCGCTGACACAGTTTAGAGTTAAAAACAAGAACAAGCTTGTAAGCCATTAGGCTCCACAACCAAAAACAATCAAGAGACGTTATTACtctttccaaatattttgagGGGAAAAATTAAGCTAAGAGacaccaaataaaaagaaatctgcaAAGGCACCTGCCAGCAGGCTCCCTCAGCAACTCACTCGTTGATTCCCACGGCGGAGGCCGTCCGTCTTTCTGTGGTACATAACTCCTCAGACTTGTAGAACTCAGCAAACTCCCAAGGCGGTGGGCAACTGAGGGCAAGACTCCTAAGATTTAACTGTTCAAAGCGGCCGACGCCTGTATTCACAGCGCGGGCGAGCCTCGGCCCGGTGTTCCACAGCCGGACGCGGCCCGGGTCTTGCGCGACCCTCAGTCAGGCGCTTGTCACCGGCTGGGAGCGCGACGCCGCCCGTGTGTGCGCGCTCCCGCACGCGCGCCAGCCGCGGCGCGAGAGGCTCTCAGCGGCCAATGGGGCGGGGAGCCgcgcgccgggggcggggccgtgaCGTGCACACCTCGTGACCCTGCTAGCGGCCTGCGCCTGAAGAAGCCGGAAGCGGCTGCTGCCCGCAGCCCCGACTGGAAGTGAACAGGCGGCGGTCTGCGCCTTGGGGGTTGTGGAACCCCGCGATGGACCCGAACCGGACCGTCGAGCGGCGGAGGTCATcgttgctgctgctgcggctgctggtGGTGGTGCTACTGTGGTCGGGGCTGGCTCTGGGCACCTTCTCCGTGGGTAGCAGCCCCCACAGAGTCCTCCGCGACCTCCTGTCGGAGGAGCAGTTGTTGGAGGTGGAAGACTTGTCCCTGGCCCTGCTGCAGGGCGGAAGGATGGGGCCACTGTCACTACCCCCAGATTTGCCGGATCTGGATCCCGAGTGCCGGGAGCTGCTGCTGGACTTCGGCAACAGCAGTGCAGAGCTGACCGGGTGTCTAGTGCGCGGCGCCCGGCCGGTGCGCCTCTGTCAGACCTGCTACCCACTCTTCCAACAGGTCGCCAACAAGATGGACAACATCAGCCGAGCCGTGGGGGTGGGTAGAAGAGCACACCCGGGACCTCTGGCGTGGATTGTTGGGAAGGGAGGAGGATGTAATGATAGTAAAttcgggtgggggcgggggggagcttctcagtttccccatctgtgagaaAACGAGGTTGGATTGGGACAGTGGAGTTAGGGGCATCAGAAAAGTGGGTGGTGGTATAGGGCTTGGGGGTTGGATTTTTGCCTCCATGGCTGCTTTTGGGCCTCTTTCGTTACATATTTGCAGATAGGTATGATTAGTTTTCTTGGGGCTTCTGCACCCCAACCctaccttttcttcctttccttcacccCTTTGCCCCAACTCTGCCACAGCTTCTTCCCTTCTCCACTTGCAGTTCCCACGAAGGACTCTCCTGAAACCCCAGGTGAAGTGGAGAAACTACGGTGTGGTGGTGATGAGGAACTTGAACTTTGTAGCCAGACTGTTTCAGATTCACCACTTTCTAGAAGTTTGACCTAAGATTAATTATCTTGGAGTTTTAggttcctcctctgtaaaatggagaaaaactgCTGCCAGATGTGactgttaaaagaataaaaagagataATGCATGACAGTTCATTTTAGTCATTAATACAGTCTGGAGGCATTTGGCCAGGAGACCACTTCTCCCCTTATTAGGGGTGtactctcagggcttccctggtggctcagagggtaaagcgtcttcccgcaatgcgagagacccgtgttcgatccctgggtcgggaagatcccctggagaaggacatggcaaccccactccagtattcctgcctggagaatcccatggacggaggagcctggtggtccatgggggtcgcagagagtcggacacgactgagcgacttcactttcactttctcaacaAGTTATATTCTCTGTGCCTGTTTTCTCATGTGTAAGATGGAGATAAAAGGAACTCTTAGAAGACTGGcagagggacttccatggtggtccagtggctaagagttaaagcttccaatgcagaggtccCAAGTTTGATCACTGCTTAGGGAATAGGACCCCTCATGCCGCaattaaaagatcctgcatgctacaactaagacctggtacagcctagtaaggaaataaatattttataaaagaaaaaaaactggcgTATAGTCATAGTTTTCAGTAAATGGGaactaaaattttacaaaattgtaaagcTGCTCTCTCTCTTGGTACTCAGAGCTCTTCTGGTCATGTGGTAGGTGCTATGAGGCACTTAATTAAAAGAAAGACACAGAGACATGTCCCTGCTCCTAAGTACTTATAGGGCTTGGCGTAGGAAAGGATTAGAGTGTCAAGGCTGGTGGGAGTCATGAGGTATGGGCTGGATATgccttttaaaggaaaaacatgaGGAATGACATTGGGATTATGGAGTGGAAAGTTCCTCTTGTACTGAGAAAAAAGAAGTCTCATGAAAATGTGGTTAGAATTATTTCATAAATCATTATTGGTTTGACAGAATATAGACATACATAGTTGCATCCCCTACTTTGTCAGCCTGATACTATTTGacataaatatgcatttttatgtGACTAGGGAATTTATTTGCATTAAATAAATTCTGTACTCAGTCTTTCTGTAAAGAATAAGTTTTCGAGGAACTTTAGGCTTACATGCAATATTTTTTGTGCATCCTTCTGTTGGATATAgccagggatgtgtgtgtgtgtgtgtgtgtgtgtgtgtgtgtgtgtatataccccattattttaaagtaaaggaCCCAACACTTGTCCCTTGCTATCATACTATAGCAGGATATGTACGGCATCATATCTGATTATTAGTTGTTCTGTGGTCGGAATGACTGTGAATCATGATGCACTGCTTGGCTCTTGAGGCAGCAAATACTTTTCTCGTTTGTGTAGTTTCTGTGGAattaaaatgaagttaaaaaattaCCCCAAACTCTGGTGGTACAGTGTTATGGGCTTCTGTGGGCCAATTATGGGCTAATTTGTGTATGAATTTCCACATGAATTCCCCACTGCCCATGGCAATGTCGGGGCAGCATGAACTGTGTCCTCTCCTTTGTGTCTCAGACTACCAGTGACCTGCGCACCCGGCTTGCCTCACTTTTGTGTGAAAGGATCAGAGGAAAGAGATAACAGGAGGCAGAATGACCCTTTCCCCAATCTATTTCCTCTCCCAACTCATCCACCCCTTTCCTCAGTAGAACTGGATGTCATAGCTCAAAAGCATGATTTCTGAAGTTCTGGGGGGTACTTCATGTATTTAGTAGGCTTTTTCAGATGGGTGTGGGAATTGAGTCAGTATGTGTAGTAATGAACGTatggaaaaatatgtataaatttctTAGGAGTGAACTTAAAATGATCAAttgtcctttgtgtgtgtgtggcagggagtTGTTTCTGGAGAGTAATGTATTTTCTTTGACTCACATAGACTCAAGTCTttcatttaaatcagtttaaTTAGCAAGTACATGCTGTTCTTAAATATTGAACAGGTAAAAGGGTActgaaggaaaagaaggggatagTCCAAGCTTTAAACTTCAAATTATCAGTGTAGttagggaaataaaattaatctatattgagaaaattttaaaaaggaaaaaaccatcCATGTGAATGTTGCAAATTGTACAATAGGATTTTAGAACAAAAGAGTGAAGATGCTGAATTAAAGGAGGGAAGAGAGCAAGAGAGGGGGGTGCTTATCAGAGAAAACCTACAAGCAGAATTTTATCAAGACATTCTTTCTCAACTCTGTAGTGTGAATCCATGTCCATGGATTGAttgagagaggaagagagtgtaaagagaaaaagaatcaatGGTAGAAATTAGCACACTATTTCTGTGGTGCAGCAAGCTGATTCATTTAACTGTAATAGAGTTATCTGAAGAGGATTCTGTTTTCTAGTCACTTCCTCTTGGAATTAATGGGTCAAGGACTCCATATAGTTTTATTATCTCAAGATAAGAATACAGTGATTTGTGAAACCTGAATAATGGTGTTAACAGATTCCTTCTTACTTGAATCATACTTTCTTCTTTTAGTTTAAACTGATAGGaatatagtttcattgagctgtTCACCATCATCAGAGTGGTTGCCAAGATGCTTTGCCTCTCCTCCCCCCATTCTGAATTGCTAATCTCTATCTTATTCTACTTGGTTCGTTTAAAATTTATATAGGCAGATAGGTAGACatgtttgcatgctaagtcacttcagttgtatccaactctttgcgaccctataaacTATAGTCtttcaggctgctctgtccatggaattctccaggcaagaatactgcagtaggttgtcatttcctcttcaagggaatcttctccacccagagatcaaacccacatctcctgtgtcaactgcattggcaggcaggttctttaccactagtgccacctgggaagcccagatagacatagagatatgtatgtatatttatgaagGTGCTAGTAATTGAGGATATGTATCTGGAAGTGTTCAACTTAATTTTAGTGTAGATTTACAAATTCTTAGGACTAGAAGGAGAAGGTTGGAACACAACATGACATAATATGTCTTTCATTAGAGATTAGAATGCACTGTTTCTttgtagttcagttgctaagttacatCTAActgttgcaaccccatagactatagcccaccaggctcctctgtccatgggatttcccaggcaagaatattggagtgggttgccatttccttctccatcactggTTCTTATTCATTCAGAAAAATTCTTGAATACTTATGATGTGCAGGGTAGTTGTACTTACTAGGGATATAGCTGTGAATGAGAAGAGCTTATAGACTGACAGAAGAAACAGACATTAAACATCATTGTAATTGTTTAGTTCAGGTGTGATATAAgtgttgcaaagaaaaaaatcccagatGCCACCAAAGCATGTAACAAGAGTGCTGATCAGGACTCAGGCTGAGAATAGATAGAAGTGGTGAATAGTTAAAGACACCTCAAATTTGAGAGGGTGGGAGAATGGggagaatatatacatgtaaagaAGTAGCAGGTGTGAAGACTCCGAGAGTCTGGTGTGTTTAGGGACAGAAAGAACTCAAAGCACTGTGAGCCAGGAGGAGACTAGTGATTTGAGCCTGAGAAAGTGGGCAGGTGCCTGGCCATGAGCCCCGTGCAGTGAAAGTGGCTGGGTTGAATCCAGAAGGATGATCTGTCTTATTTCATAGTGTTTTTACAAGGATTTAATGAGCTATACATTTAGGGCATTTAGAACCACTAGGTATTCAAAAGTACATCATAATTGGGGTTATTCATCATTTCCCTTCCATTCTTGTGTTTGCCACCATCTTCTCATCATATATGAATTATGGAAATAGTCTAATTAGTCTCCTGCCTCACCATACATATTGTGACCTAGACCCATGCTCTCCAAACTCTGTTTTACAGGCCATCTTCCTCAAACATCTTAAAAAGTTTCCCTGGCTTTTCCCTCTACTATCTCTACTGTCATAGCATCGCCTCCTGGATACTCCCTGAATACCACATAGTCATTCCTTCTTTCATCCCTTGATCATTTTATTTACTCCATTTAAAACCTGTTcccctttcttcccttttccctgggcttcccaggtgccattagtggtaaagaacctgcctgccaatgcaggagacataagagatgccggttcgattcctgggttgggaagatccctggggaaaggcatggcaacccactccagtattcttgtctggagaatcccacggacagagtagcctggtgagctacagtccatgggttgcacagagtcggacacggcaagtgacttagcacacatacgtcatgtggaatcttagttccccaactgggattgaatctgggtctgagcatggagtcctaaccactataTTGTCCCTTTCTTAGTATTGGGCTTAGTTCAAATCCTGCTTCCTCCATGAACTCTCCTCATTTCTCCCAACTACATTGATGTCTTCCTCAACTGAACTATTCCACACACTGACCATTCATACAGGTTATTCTgtattggtttttaaaatagcCAATCATCCACTTACATCCAATTTCTTCTTAAGTAACAGGTTACACTTAGCCAGCTACACCTACCTAGAGCACTTTTGTTAGCTAGGTGAAATAGCAAATATCAGTTACTTACTGGGTGCCAGATAGTGTGCTAAGTGATTCATCTATGCTATTTCATTTAATACTGTACCTGTAGGACTCAGTGATTATGAAACTGGGCCTCAGTTTACCTCAGCTTTCCGAGATTGCCAGCTAGTAATTCaggtttgtctgactctttaggccACACTCTATTTTAATTTGGTGGGtaaattatcacaaaatattgtttcattttctttcctgaaattttCTTCTATAGCTGATATTGCTCTGAAAGCAATTCCAAGAAAGGGACTTTTAACATACTTTGTTCAAGTCACTAGTTTAAAGGCAAGCATTCACTTGGTTGCATCTTTTAATGAGTTAGCAAAACTAAGCCACAGAATGGGTAATCATCCCAAAATGATCTTCATAGATATTTTAAAGCAAGAGTTCTGCTGTTAAGCCCCCCGCACCCTTTTCTAACACCACATGGCTGATCAGTTCTTTTCTAGAGCTAGCACACTCTCATTTATTACTCATCACACTAATTCCTTATCTGTATGTCTCTGGGGAGGTTCTTGAGGGCCCAGTGTTGATGGTATTCTCTATCACTCTTTGTACCCTCAATACaccaggattctttttttttttttaatattttatttatttatttggctatgttgggtcttagttgcagcatgcaactTTCGTTGCAGTaaatggactctctagttgtatcTTGTAGGCTccagagcatgcaggcttcagtagcagCCCACAGGCATGTAGGTTCTTAGTTTCCGGATTAGGGATTGaactgcattgcaaagcagattcttaacctctggaccaccagggaaaactTATCCCCAAAACTCCAGGATACTTATAATACCTGGTAaataatagaagttaaataactttgaAAGGATGAAGGGTCAGCAAGACTTAACTTTGCTTGTggcaaaaaggaaaggaaatagatAAGGACTCAGTAATTCAGGAATTTGAATTTATCATTTACATAGTGTAAATCCATTCTTGTGGATTTTAAGATTTTGAGCCAAAACTGCCCAGAAGATGAAACAATGTTTTGTCATTATTTACccaccagatttttaaaaatgcataagtaATATATGTTCATTGTCGAAAAATTTAGAGAGTGTAaaagaggcaaaaaagaaaatgaaaacccctCTATTTTCATTATTCAGAGATAGCTACTGCTACATTTTGTAGAACAgctttccagaatattttcctGTTCATAAGAAGTATATTAATATTACATATGGGCCTAAGTAGTTGAAATGGTACCATAAAAGCAAATACTTATTTAAGAAgcaaagattttctttccttgcaAGTGAACCTGGtaccaataaatgttagctgctatTGTTTTATTACAGTTATTATTAATTATGTCATTATTTGATTAtaacaaacaaaatattaaatgctTATAATGCATGTGTGCtccattgctcagttgtgtcactctttgtgaccccatggactatagccctccaggctcctctttccatggaatttaccaggcaagaatactggagtgggttgccatttcctcctccagggatccagggatcaaacctgcatctcctgctttgacagggagattctttaccactgagccacctgggaagcccccaaaagcttataataaatatgaattatttttataaggtTTTTTGGGCCTCAGATTGTTGTTTGGGAAGTCTAAGAATACTcagattgtatttttttcttttctttggttacAGAATTCTTCAGAGAGTCATAGTTGTGCCAGAAGCCTTTTAATGGCAGATAGAATGCAAATAGTTGTGATTCTGTCTGagttttttaattccacatggcAGAAGGCAAATTGTGCAAGTAagtaactctttcactttcatttttgaagTTGTGTTTCAATAGTATAGATGTCAGATTTTACTTTAGTGAATTTTGAACTCTGAAAATTTTGAATACTCTTTATTACTAAGTTTAAATGAATTGCAATTAACATCATGGTTTATTAGTGAGAACATCTTGGGCAAATACTGAAAGGCAGCAAAGTGTAGCAGTTAACAGTGAGCTTTGCAGTCAGATCTGAATTTTGTTCTAAGCTCTACGACTTATTCTAACTTAACCTACTACTGTCAGACCTTGGGCATATAATTTTGCctcttggagcttcagtttccttacctgtaaattCGTGGTAATATTGGAACCTACTTTACCTGAtagttttgaagattaaatgaaataaattgcaTAAAGCTCTTAGCTCAGTACCTGGCATATAGTTACTGTTCAAGGAATGTTAACTGCTTAATAATTATGATGTTTATAATAATCTGTCAAATGGTGGTAGGGGGAGGTGGTAACATCAGTTCCAGCAGGTTTGCGGGCTTGTATGTATTTGtataatgaaatttattttcaagcattctttggaaaaattaaaattgttaattCATAAGTGTTTTGAAAACCAACTGTGTATTAGGAAATTCTTGTTTTCCATACCTTATAATTTAGTGAAGAAGAAAGTTAGAGTTACAGTATAACCTAAGGCGACAATAAATGCTAAAACAACATCATAGAGTCCTTGgggaaattgaaaaaaatcagattgaCAAGAATTTGAAGTGACTTCCAGGAGGAGGTACCTTTTGATCCTACACCTTTATGACTGGACATGATTTCAGTAGGTGGAGACAAGAGGAAGGACACTGCAGATAGAGAGGCATCctgaacagaggcacagagatatAAAACAGTAATAGACATTACAGGATGCTGGAAGCACAGTGGGAGATG
It encodes:
- the OSTM1 gene encoding osteopetrosis-associated transmembrane protein 1 — protein: MDPNRTVERRRSSLLLLRLLVVVLLWSGLALGTFSVGSSPHRVLRDLLSEEQLLEVEDLSLALLQGGRMGPLSLPPDLPDLDPECRELLLDFGNSSAELTGCLVRGARPVRLCQTCYPLFQQVANKMDNISRAVGNSSESHSCARSLLMADRMQIVVILSEFFNSTWQKANCANCLTNKSEELSNSTIYFLNQFNHTLTCFENNLQGSTHSLQLRNYSEVCKNCREAYKTLSSLYSEMQKINERESKAEFGTHLCIDVEDAMNITRKLWSRTFNCSVPCSDTVPVIAVSVFILFLPVVFYLSSFLHSEQKKRKLILPKRLKSSTSFANIQENSN